The genomic DNA GCTTTGCTTCTCTCTCATATGCGTTTGGAATGGCCGGCTCTTTTGTCTCTGAAGCACGCTTCGCAGCTCCACGCCCAGCTAATCGTCGCTGGATCGCTCTCCCACTCCCCGTCCACCACTTGTTTGCTGAAATGCCTCACAGAAGTCTCCTCCGCCCCGCACTCCTATGCTCTCGGCTTCTTCTCCCGAATTCCGGATCCCTCCACCTTTCAGTGGAACACCATCATCCGGGCCTGTTGTTCCCATCATTTCCCCCGAGAGTCCCTCAATTTGTTCCGTAAAATGCGTCAGAAGAGTGCGATGCCTGACGCCTACACATTTCAGTTCATGTTCAAGTCCTGCGGCCTTGCAGGCTCGGCCTTGGAAGGGCAAATGGTGCATGCTCTGTTCGTCAAGCATTTTCCTGACTGCGATGCGTTTGTAGCGAATTCTTTGGTGTATATGTATGTACAACTTGACTGCATTGACGATGCCGTGACAGTGTTTAGATCGATCGACATGAAAGATGTTGTATCCTGGACGACGATAATTGGGGGACTTGTGAAATCTAGGTTCGTGGATGATGCTCGGAAGCTGTTCAATGAAATGCCTGTGAGAAATGTGGTTTCTTGGACGAGTTTGATAGCCGGCTATGCTAAAGATGGAAGGGCTTCAGAGGCCGTTGGGGTGTTCAAAGAGATGATGTCTGAGAATGTCGAGCCAGATACTGTTGCAATGGTTGCAGTCCTATCGGCATGCGCACAGTTGCGGGATCTAAAATTGGGCAAATGGCTTCATCAGATTGTCATCGACAAGAGAATTGGTGTGAGCAGCAATCTTGCTGTTGCACTAATCAATATGTATGCAAAAGGTGGAAGCATCAAGTCTGCTCGTCAGATCTTTGACTCAATGAACAACAAGATTGCACCAGCATGGAATGCCATCATCGATGGGTACTGTAAGATTGGCGATATTGACATAGCTCGATCCTTATTTGAGAAAATGAATGCTCCTGATATCATCTCATTTAACTCAATGGTCACCGGATACATACATGGAGGTAGACTTAAGGAAGCATTGCAGTTATTTTCAAAGTTACGAGCATCTGGCTTGCAACCTGATAAGTTCACGGTAGTCAGCTTGCTCACAGCTTGTGCTAGTTTAGGTGCACTAAGCCAAGGCAAGATCTTGCATGCTCACATCGAAGAGTGTTTCGTAAAGCAGGATGTGTATCTTGGGACTTCATTACTGGACATGTATACAAAATGTGGAAAGGTTGATCAAGCCATGCTAGTTTTCGGTAGGATGGTGGAGAGGGACGCACAGACTTGGACTGTTATCATCTCAGGCCTTGCGATCAACGGAATGGGGAAACTTGCACTTGAGCATTTCAGGTTAATGAAGGCTGAGGGTTTGCGACCGAATGCAGTAGCCTATGTCAGTGTTCTGACTGCGTGCAGTCATTCAGGTCTATTAGATGAGGGGCGGAAGTTTTTCAATGAGA from Zingiber officinale cultivar Zhangliang chromosome 4A, Zo_v1.1, whole genome shotgun sequence includes the following:
- the LOC121970589 gene encoding pentatricopeptide repeat-containing protein At4g21065-like, with translation MRLEWPALLSLKHASQLHAQLIVAGSLSHSPSTTCLLKCLTEVSSAPHSYALGFFSRIPDPSTFQWNTIIRACCSHHFPRESLNLFRKMRQKSAMPDAYTFQFMFKSCGLAGSALEGQMVHALFVKHFPDCDAFVANSLVYMYVQLDCIDDAVTVFRSIDMKDVVSWTTIIGGLVKSRFVDDARKLFNEMPVRNVVSWTSLIAGYAKDGRASEAVGVFKEMMSENVEPDTVAMVAVLSACAQLRDLKLGKWLHQIVIDKRIGVSSNLAVALINMYAKGGSIKSARQIFDSMNNKIAPAWNAIIDGYCKIGDIDIARSLFEKMNAPDIISFNSMVTGYIHGGRLKEALQLFSKLRASGLQPDKFTVVSLLTACASLGALSQGKILHAHIEECFVKQDVYLGTSLLDMYTKCGKVDQAMLVFGRMVERDAQTWTVIISGLAINGMGKLALEHFRLMKAEGLRPNAVAYVSVLTACSHSGLLDEGRKFFNEMSSLYNIEPEIEHYGCMIDLLGRCGHLQEAIGLIESMPMEPNAVIWGSMLSSCRLYKNMDLAEKAAKNLLELEPHEDAVYVQLYNVYVDNKRWDDANRIRRLMDDRGVKKTAGYSSITIGGQVHKFIAGDQRHPEIMEIQAVMAEMTKKLKSAGYSPIVEQVKVEMDEEDKEQALFAHSEKMAIAFGIMKLPSNLPIHILKNLRVCKDCHSAIKLISKLWNRDVVVRDRSRFHHFRNGNCSCNSFW